A genomic region of Leptolyngbya sp. FACHB-261 contains the following coding sequences:
- a CDS encoding S41 family peptidase produces MNSFLVYSALIATATSLLSICTPALANVPPGKASNAREKITSSPSSRLQQWVERAWQIIDENYVDPNFSGLNWQQIREAIQSHRYTSSEDAYAAIRAILGQLNDPATRLLTPQQFAGFEREVTGQPHIGVGLPELLSLDIDEQTRKLTVVTPAPNTPAAEAGLRPNDRVLRINGISTHGMDLGDAAMRLRGSAGSTVQLTIQRNNSVFDVILSRREITPIPAVKARLEAVWQGRQVGYIILNQFTASSPQQLKTALEHIQNADGFVLDLRNNPGGSVSALQEIAGFFLGESTIGISVERSGTTELRSIGLQLTDKPLVVLVNEGTASAAEFLAGALLEAKRATVVGTPTFGKGIVHNFLPLADGAVVAVTTGQVRTPSGHPILGSGIIPNVRVDMENSPLLDSTIVFASWSDIQYRHAIEQLIMRTEGNSPAATIRGRTTALQRTD; encoded by the coding sequence ATGAATTCGTTTCTCGTCTACAGTGCTCTGATTGCCACGGCTACATCACTCCTCAGCATTTGCACACCCGCGCTCGCGAACGTGCCACCAGGCAAAGCTTCTAACGCAAGGGAAAAAATCACAAGTTCACCTTCGAGCCGCCTTCAACAGTGGGTGGAGCGGGCGTGGCAGATTATTGATGAGAATTACGTCGACCCAAATTTTAGTGGGCTAAATTGGCAGCAGATTCGTGAGGCAATACAATCCCATCGTTACACCTCATCAGAAGATGCCTACGCAGCCATTCGAGCGATACTTGGTCAGCTTAACGACCCGGCAACCCGCCTCTTAACGCCTCAACAATTTGCAGGGTTTGAACGGGAGGTTACAGGTCAGCCTCATATTGGAGTGGGATTGCCTGAGTTGTTATCACTTGACATTGACGAACAAACTCGAAAACTAACAGTGGTAACCCCTGCCCCTAATACTCCCGCTGCTGAGGCTGGATTGCGTCCTAATGATCGTGTCCTTAGGATCAATGGCATCTCAACGCATGGGATGGATTTAGGCGATGCGGCAATGAGGCTGCGAGGTAGCGCAGGTTCGACGGTGCAGTTAACTATTCAACGGAACAATTCAGTCTTTGATGTCATATTGAGCCGTAGAGAGATTACGCCCATCCCAGCAGTTAAGGCAAGGTTGGAAGCAGTTTGGCAAGGACGACAAGTTGGGTACATTATTCTCAATCAGTTCACAGCATCATCTCCTCAGCAATTGAAAACAGCACTTGAACACATCCAAAATGCTGATGGCTTTGTGCTAGATTTGCGCAACAATCCCGGTGGTTCTGTATCTGCGCTTCAGGAAATTGCAGGATTCTTCTTAGGAGAGAGTACCATCGGTATATCAGTCGAGCGAAGCGGCACAACCGAACTTCGTTCCATAGGGCTACAGTTGACAGATAAGCCATTGGTGGTGCTTGTCAATGAAGGAACAGCCAGCGCAGCCGAGTTTCTGGCTGGCGCGCTTCTAGAGGCTAAACGAGCTACGGTTGTGGGAACACCGACGTTTGGCAAAGGGATAGTGCACAACTTCTTGCCGCTTGCGGATGGGGCTGTCGTTGCTGTGACAACTGGACAAGTGAGAACACCAAGCGGTCATCCAATTCTTGGTTCTGGTATCATCCCAAACGTGCGCGTAGACATGGAAAATTCTCCATTGTTGGATTCAACAATCGTGTTTGCTTCTTGGTCAGATATTCAATATCGCCACGCAATTGAACAGTTAATTATGCGAACAGAGGGAAATTCTCCAGCAGCAACTATACGTGGTCGAACGACTGCTTTGCAGCGGACTGATTGA
- a CDS encoding MAPEG family protein — protein sequence MIVAQDAIFSPFFATVFLKLLVWVYIYIRHISFITSRKLHPKDLAAPGKLAQISLPNVSNPLDSLKNLFEIPVLFYALVSYVSIMKQVDVMYVNAAWVFVAFCALHSVVHCASNFVMLRFYLYLFATLTVSFIAMRVTLIHFNV from the coding sequence GTGATAGTGGCGCAAGATGCAATCTTCAGTCCTTTTTTTGCAACAGTGTTTCTGAAACTCCTGGTCTGGGTGTACATATACATCCGTCATATCAGTTTCATCACAAGTAGAAAGCTCCACCCGAAAGACCTCGCTGCACCTGGAAAACTGGCGCAAATATCGCTACCAAATGTATCCAATCCCTTGGACAGCCTAAAGAATCTGTTCGAGATTCCGGTGCTTTTCTATGCACTTGTCTCATATGTCTCTATCATGAAGCAGGTAGACGTAATGTATGTAAACGCCGCGTGGGTCTTTGTTGCGTTTTGTGCATTGCATAGCGTTGTCCATTGCGCATCCAATTTCGTCATGCTTCGGTTCTACCTCTATCTATTTGCTACACTCACAGTGTCGTTCATCGCAATGCGCGTAACCCTTATTCATTTCAACGTGTAA
- a CDS encoding GNAT family N-acetyltransferase → MIRPTTPDDTAALLAIADVIGFQPNELEELSEMLADYFGSDSNSDHFWITDDDDGPVGVAYCEPERMTDQTWNLQLIAIRPDRQGQGRGGTLLRYVEQTLAARGGRMLLVETSGLPGFERTRAFYRKCGYDEEARIRDFYSAGDDKIVYRKALTPQEQWAGRSLSEH, encoded by the coding sequence ATGATTCGACCGACTACGCCCGATGACACCGCCGCGCTGCTCGCCATAGCAGACGTGATTGGCTTTCAGCCGAATGAGCTTGAGGAGCTGAGCGAAATGCTGGCCGATTACTTCGGTAGCGACAGCAACAGTGATCATTTCTGGATCACTGACGACGACGACGGACCGGTGGGGGTCGCCTACTGCGAGCCGGAACGGATGACCGATCAGACGTGGAACCTGCAATTGATCGCCATCCGACCCGACCGCCAGGGACAAGGACGCGGTGGGACACTGCTGCGCTACGTTGAACAAACGTTGGCTGCGCGGGGCGGGCGCATGCTGCTGGTGGAAACGTCAGGGTTACCGGGCTTCGAGCGCACGCGGGCATTCTACCGCAAGTGCGGTTACGACGAGGAAGCGCGGATCCGCGACTTCTACAGTGCAGGCGATGACAAGATCGTTTATCGCAAGGCACTGACACCTCAGGAGCAGTGGGCTGGACGTAGCCTCTCTGAGCACTGA
- a CDS encoding GNAT family N-acetyltransferase, whose product MHIEPYTPHQLDAVIRLSLRAWGPVFDSIQNAMDADVYQAFYPDNWRVSQQKAVEDVCAGEDTNVWVAIDAGSTVGFVAVKLDSESSMGEIYMVAVDPDFQGQGIGSALIEFTLDWMKDAGMSVAMVETGGDPGHAPARRTYEKLGFGLLPIARYFKKL is encoded by the coding sequence ATGCACATTGAACCATACACCCCCCACCAACTTGATGCCGTTATTCGTCTTTCGCTTCGGGCATGGGGTCCGGTCTTTGATTCGATTCAAAACGCGATGGACGCTGATGTGTACCAGGCATTCTATCCCGATAATTGGCGTGTGAGCCAGCAAAAAGCTGTCGAGGATGTTTGTGCTGGGGAAGACACGAATGTATGGGTTGCTATCGATGCAGGTTCAACTGTGGGCTTTGTAGCCGTGAAACTAGATTCCGAGTCCAGCATGGGTGAAATCTACATGGTCGCCGTCGACCCAGACTTCCAAGGTCAGGGTATTGGCAGCGCTCTTATAGAATTCACTCTTGATTGGATGAAAGACGCTGGGATGTCTGTTGCGATGGTAGAGACTGGAGGCGACCCCGGTCATGCTCCAGCACGTCGCACCTATGAAAAGCTAGGCTTCGGGCTGCTTCCAATCGCTAGGTACTTCAAGAAGCTATAG
- a CDS encoding GNAT family N-acetyltransferase, producing MNQQTYLKVPFVWEEHRPLIEVPQRLTFKPVNAMHGNQLISIVVRVWASSMNPSHQRKVSEPEPHQAVERYLSSASDDFSYQDSWWQFGINESGDVVGFVLPVIFKNCAKEDLEEATIYDIGVVPEYRGLGFANDLLLQGTRMLQDIGVWRIFCDTDVNNVRMISTFKRVGYRQYGERWERPI from the coding sequence ATGAATCAGCAGACCTATCTAAAAGTGCCTTTTGTTTGGGAAGAGCATAGACCGCTGATTGAAGTTCCACAGCGGTTAACCTTCAAACCTGTCAATGCAATGCATGGCAACCAACTGATCTCAATCGTTGTCCGTGTTTGGGCTTCGTCAATGAATCCAAGTCATCAGAGGAAAGTTTCAGAACCCGAGCCTCACCAAGCAGTTGAAAGATATTTGAGCTCGGCAAGCGATGACTTCTCGTATCAAGATAGCTGGTGGCAGTTTGGGATTAACGAGAGCGGGGACGTTGTAGGATTTGTGCTTCCTGTCATCTTTAAAAACTGTGCCAAAGAAGATTTAGAAGAAGCAACTATCTACGATATCGGAGTTGTGCCAGAGTACCGAGGATTGGGTTTTGCAAACGATCTGTTGTTGCAAGGAACACGAATGTTACAAGATATCGGAGTTTGGCGAATATTTTGTGACACAGATGTCAACAATGTGCGGATGATTTCTACGTTCAAGCGGGTTGGATATCGACAGTACGGCGAACGTTGGGAGCGTCCCATTTAA
- a CDS encoding helix-turn-helix domain-containing protein, whose amino-acid sequence MPQVLTRMYIFVRYGTLMKEMQSYQEKKVLKGVPNVAEVVEAVFGCKWSLRILGLIRRGVCRPGAIERELEGLTPKVGNYYFRRMVSLGILERVVYPEVPPHVEYQLTDFGLRFMPILDSIEELQRQLEAQQQDQDLIESQATV is encoded by the coding sequence ATGCCGCAAGTTCTTACAAGAATGTACATTTTTGTTAGGTACGGTACTTTAATGAAAGAAATGCAGTCCTATCAGGAGAAAAAAGTTTTGAAAGGAGTGCCAAATGTAGCAGAGGTTGTAGAGGCTGTTTTTGGTTGCAAATGGTCACTCCGTATCTTGGGCCTTATCCGCAGGGGTGTCTGCCGCCCTGGTGCTATTGAGCGTGAGCTAGAGGGACTAACACCTAAAGTTGGAAACTACTACTTCCGCCGTATGGTAAGCCTGGGTATCCTAGAGAGGGTTGTGTATCCTGAAGTTCCACCTCATGTGGAGTATCAACTTACAGATTTTGGGCTGCGTTTCATGCCAATTCTAGATTCCATTGAGGAGCTGCAGCGACAACTTGAGGCACAGCAACAGGACCAAGATTTGATAGAGAGCCAGGCAACCGTCTAA
- a CDS encoding SDR family NAD(P)-dependent oxidoreductase: MSLNDKVVLITGGGTGIGADAAHAFHAAGAKVVLNGRRQDKLSQTAAKIDPSGESVAYLAGDIGRLETSQNLMELAVERFGGVDILFNNAGVFQPKAFLDHTEQDLNGYLNLLRGYFFTSQAAIPEIRKRGGGAIVNLGSMWALHAIAATPCSGSSAAKGAVHALTRNLAIEFAPENIRVNAIAPAVVETPLFDSLLTPEQLASFNAFHPLGRNGQPKDITEAVLFLADDSRSGWITGIVLPVDGGVTTGRN, from the coding sequence ATGAGCCTGAACGATAAAGTTGTGCTGATTACAGGAGGGGGTACTGGTATTGGTGCAGATGCTGCCCATGCTTTCCATGCTGCTGGAGCTAAAGTTGTTCTTAACGGACGGCGCCAAGATAAGTTGTCGCAAACAGCCGCAAAAATAGACCCATCTGGCGAAAGTGTTGCTTATTTAGCTGGTGATATTGGACGCCTGGAAACAAGCCAAAACTTGATGGAACTTGCAGTTGAACGATTTGGTGGTGTAGATATACTATTCAATAATGCAGGTGTATTTCAACCAAAAGCGTTTCTTGACCATACAGAGCAAGATCTCAACGGTTACTTGAATCTGCTGCGGGGATACTTTTTCACGTCACAAGCTGCCATTCCAGAAATACGTAAGCGGGGTGGTGGAGCTATTGTAAACCTCGGTTCGATGTGGGCATTACATGCGATCGCCGCAACTCCATGTAGTGGCTCCTCAGCCGCTAAAGGCGCTGTGCATGCGCTCACACGCAACTTAGCGATCGAGTTTGCACCAGAGAATATTCGTGTCAACGCCATTGCACCAGCTGTGGTTGAAACACCTCTTTTTGATTCTCTGCTAACGCCTGAGCAACTCGCTTCTTTTAATGCCTTTCACCCATTGGGGCGTAATGGGCAACCTAAAGATATCACGGAAGCAGTTTTGTTTTTGGCAGATGATTCACGTTCTGGTTGGATTACAGGAATCGTTTTACCTGTAGACGGCGGTGTAACCACAGGACGCAACTAA
- a CDS encoding HEAT repeat domain-containing protein → MVIKWLYGFVSASNLLRCLVLLSLLLFSSSCLFESIERKGDRGDCSDVTNGISEQDLYSLGSEEVNIDNLKASLKSWNSATRYQALWVLIFKTEPHTILTTLMTAVQDEDPRVRETSIKGLATAAESQATLIPQIFPILTQAMRDRDPGVRVAGFSGLTTVALHQKTLIPRVLPLFTNGLKDRSACVRASSASFLESLIRESGPYKSELELVIPDLIVMASRDSSAWARRHALDGLGSANVASEEIVPILITVLKSDPDATLRNVSATALGQKVAEPEATKALIEAISDQDARVRTSAVYSLLKIEPNPLINQSNLEKLSDQGLKTAIWALERWSKGPDVENWKKTAIPPILNALIAERSSRLQK, encoded by the coding sequence ATGGTAATCAAATGGCTATACGGATTTGTTTCTGCCTCTAACCTCCTTCGTTGTCTTGTTTTACTATCTCTACTGTTATTCAGCAGTAGTTGTCTGTTTGAGTCTATTGAACGTAAAGGAGATAGAGGAGACTGTTCAGATGTTACTAATGGGATATCTGAGCAAGATCTCTATTCCTTGGGATCTGAAGAAGTAAATATTGATAATCTAAAAGCTTCTCTAAAGAGTTGGAATAGTGCAACTCGCTATCAAGCTCTTTGGGTTCTGATTTTTAAAACAGAGCCACACACAATATTAACTACCCTCATGACAGCGGTTCAAGATGAAGATCCGAGGGTACGAGAAACTAGCATTAAAGGACTGGCTACGGCAGCTGAATCTCAAGCAACACTAATCCCTCAAATTTTTCCCATCTTAACTCAAGCAATGCGGGATAGAGATCCAGGAGTACGTGTAGCTGGTTTTAGCGGACTAACTACAGTTGCCCTACATCAAAAGACATTAATTCCTCGTGTCCTCCCTTTGTTCACGAATGGATTGAAGGATCGAAGCGCTTGCGTCCGTGCCAGCTCTGCATCATTTCTCGAAAGTCTTATCCGGGAGTCAGGACCTTATAAGAGCGAGTTAGAATTAGTTATTCCAGATTTGATTGTAATGGCGTCAAGAGATTCAAGTGCTTGGGCACGTAGGCATGCTCTAGATGGTTTGGGCTCAGCAAATGTAGCTTCAGAAGAAATAGTTCCTATACTAATTACGGTTTTGAAGAGTGATCCAGATGCAACTCTTCGTAACGTATCGGCTACTGCATTGGGTCAGAAGGTAGCAGAACCAGAGGCTACTAAAGCGCTAATTGAAGCCATTAGCGACCAAGATGCAAGAGTTCGTACTTCGGCAGTATACAGTTTGCTGAAAATAGAACCAAACCCATTGATTAACCAAAGTAATTTGGAGAAGTTGTCTGACCAAGGATTAAAAACGGCTATCTGGGCTCTGGAGAGATGGTCAAAAGGCCCAGATGTGGAGAATTGGAAAAAAACTGCTATCCCACCCATCCTCAATGCTTTAATTGCTGAAAGAAGTTCACGCTTACAAAAATAA
- a CDS encoding FkbM family methyltransferase has protein sequence MGQKAIAEDFTGRFREIVSDPLNLAIRRDPRAGFVEGNDVYLHNGLKVPISGPYAYYDEFSSILCINRGVHEPLEEFVFQEVLNHLQTSPLMVELGAYWGHYSMWLKKTYPNAKVHLVEPEPQNLNVGKHNFELNGFTGEFIQAFVGNDQFEVDKYLAERSIQKIDILHSDIQGYEVEMLEGCSNSLTNKKIDYLFISTHSQQLHLDVVERLEGFGYTVEVSSDFDCGTTSFDGFIFASSSSIEPIFKEFMPMSRVQIEEAEPGFVLDYVSTVLQATKTR, from the coding sequence ATGGGACAAAAAGCTATCGCTGAGGACTTCACAGGACGATTTAGAGAAATTGTCTCAGACCCACTTAACCTTGCTATCCGAAGGGATCCTCGTGCTGGCTTTGTGGAAGGCAATGATGTTTATCTTCACAACGGGTTGAAGGTGCCAATCTCTGGTCCTTACGCCTACTATGATGAGTTCAGTTCGATTCTCTGCATAAATCGCGGAGTTCATGAACCCCTAGAGGAATTTGTATTTCAAGAAGTATTAAATCACCTCCAAACCTCGCCCCTGATGGTTGAACTGGGTGCCTACTGGGGACACTACTCAATGTGGCTGAAGAAAACCTATCCCAATGCAAAAGTTCATCTGGTGGAGCCAGAACCACAGAATCTAAACGTAGGAAAACATAATTTTGAGCTGAATGGGTTCACTGGCGAATTCATTCAGGCATTTGTCGGTAACGACCAGTTTGAGGTTGATAAATATTTAGCAGAAAGAAGTATACAGAAAATCGACATCCTTCATTCTGATATCCAAGGATATGAAGTGGAGATGTTGGAGGGCTGCTCTAATTCATTGACAAATAAAAAAATAGACTATCTCTTTATCTCAACCCATTCCCAACAATTGCATTTAGATGTTGTGGAACGGCTTGAGGGTTTTGGTTATACAGTTGAAGTATCGTCTGATTTCGATTGCGGCACAACTTCTTTCGATGGCTTTATATTTGCGTCGAGTTCTTCTATTGAGCCGATATTTAAAGAATTTATGCCGATGAGTAGAGTTCAGATTGAAGAAGCGGAGCCGGGATTTGTGCTCGACTATGTGTCAACTGTCCTACAGGCGACCAAAACTCGTTAG
- a CDS encoding SDR family oxidoreductase produces the protein MNRFVIFGASWGLGEVFHRFVPESGDKVWLVSRAKPTLHLEDQIERIWIETDLAKKGASQVVSSAIAAEELDTAIYNAGIWETLAFTEQYKFEDVTDEENERILTINLVTAISCIKALLPNLRLSQNPKIILVGSANSHDYVSGQAVAYAASKFGLRGVVNALKQGLRQEKTGITLLNPGTFGTIRFHQDKMEVEPVEGYDGVIAPQDLVTVMECIIKISRESCIRDIDIVAMLDPF, from the coding sequence ATGAACCGTTTTGTTATTTTTGGTGCCAGCTGGGGTTTGGGCGAAGTCTTTCATCGCTTCGTTCCAGAATCAGGTGATAAGGTGTGGCTTGTCTCTAGGGCAAAACCTACATTGCATCTTGAAGATCAAATCGAGCGGATTTGGATAGAAACTGATTTAGCGAAGAAGGGTGCGAGCCAAGTTGTATCAAGTGCGATCGCAGCAGAAGAACTTGATACTGCTATCTACAACGCTGGAATCTGGGAAACACTCGCGTTTACAGAACAGTACAAATTTGAAGATGTTACAGATGAAGAGAACGAAAGGATATTGACGATCAATCTAGTCACTGCAATTTCTTGCATTAAAGCCCTATTGCCAAACTTAAGGCTGTCGCAGAACCCCAAAATTATCCTAGTGGGTTCAGCGAACAGCCATGATTACGTAAGTGGTCAAGCAGTTGCTTATGCTGCTTCAAAGTTTGGTCTACGAGGGGTTGTCAACGCCCTCAAACAGGGATTACGTCAGGAAAAAACTGGTATCACATTGCTTAATCCTGGAACATTCGGCACAATTCGATTCCACCAAGACAAGATGGAGGTTGAGCCGGTTGAGGGATATGACGGAGTAATAGCTCCACAAGATTTAGTTACGGTTATGGAATGCATCATTAAAATTTCAAGAGAGAGCTGTATCAGAGACATTGATATTGTGGCAATGCTCGACCCATTCTAA
- a CDS encoding methyltransferase domain-containing protein, translating to MQESQFEAILCSSAIVYLIDISTALRRWHKALKPGGVVAFSCLAESSPSASVLSRAVAQKYGVTIPNPNKLLGTPGRCHQILKMVGFEESKIKTEQFGFYLQDAERVWVGNANSAFGLQGAKWSEEQLERCKQEYLTQINQASTTEGYWNDVTMFFVIAYKTLGP from the coding sequence TTGCAGGAGAGCCAGTTTGAGGCCATCCTTTGTTCATCGGCAATTGTTTACTTGATAGATATTTCGACAGCACTCCGTCGATGGCACAAGGCTTTGAAACCGGGGGGAGTCGTTGCCTTTTCCTGCCTTGCTGAAAGCTCCCCATCCGCGTCTGTCTTATCTCGAGCAGTGGCACAAAAATACGGGGTTACTATCCCAAATCCTAATAAATTACTTGGAACACCTGGGAGATGCCACCAAATCTTAAAAATGGTTGGATTTGAAGAGAGCAAAATCAAAACCGAACAATTTGGCTTCTACTTACAAGATGCAGAACGTGTTTGGGTAGGCAATGCCAACAGTGCATTTGGCCTTCAGGGTGCAAAATGGTCAGAAGAACAGCTGGAACGATGTAAACAGGAATACCTCACACAAATCAATCAAGCTTCAACCACAGAAGGTTATTGGAATGATGTCACAATGTTCTTTGTAATAGCCTATAAAACCTTAGGCCCCTAA
- a CDS encoding class I SAM-dependent methyltransferase — translation MGSAPLLILDVSCGIGTQALGLATLGHTVTASDLAAAAVNRAQKEAVTRGLNITFKVADMRHCAETHGSGFDVVLTADNSLPHLSSEDEIRVALRGFYKCLRQNGVAVVNLREYLEDEDRSSPQMWPYGFRYDGSDRYFVYQTRDWSHDTYDVAMYFVQEIREGTPARVTAGLSRYYTITIERLMSLFREVGFTDVQRLNGILPQPIVVGRRGAT, via the coding sequence GTGGGTTCAGCACCACTATTGATCCTTGATGTTTCATGCGGGATTGGAACACAGGCACTGGGACTCGCCACGCTCGGACACACTGTTACGGCATCTGATCTAGCGGCAGCAGCCGTTAACCGAGCGCAAAAAGAAGCGGTAACACGCGGACTCAACATTACGTTTAAAGTGGCAGACATGCGGCACTGTGCCGAAACTCATGGCTCTGGATTTGATGTGGTATTAACCGCTGACAACTCCCTACCACATCTCTCTAGCGAAGATGAGATCCGAGTTGCGCTCCGAGGTTTCTACAAGTGCTTGAGGCAAAATGGAGTGGCTGTCGTGAACCTCCGCGAGTACCTTGAGGATGAGGATAGATCCTCCCCACAGATGTGGCCATATGGGTTCCGCTACGACGGGAGCGATCGCTACTTCGTGTATCAAACTCGTGATTGGAGTCACGATACTTACGACGTTGCCATGTATTTTGTACAGGAGATAAGAGAAGGCACTCCTGCTAGGGTTACTGCTGGTTTATCTCGTTACTATACGATTACAATTGAGCGGCTGATGTCTCTTTTTAGAGAGGTAGGCTTTACAGATGTCCAACGCTTGAACGGAATCCTTCCCCAACCGATCGTCGTGGGTCGCCGTGGTGCCACATAA
- the katG gene encoding catalase/peroxidase HPI: MSSESGCPFTGGGQKQVRHVPSNRDWWPHYLNLNILHQHSSQANPMGEAFNYAEEFKSLDLAAVRADIFELMTTSQDWWPADYGHYGPLFIRMAWHSAGTYRIGDGRGGAGSGSQRFEPLNSWPDNANLDKARMLLWPIKQKYGKKISWADLMVFAGNCALESMGFKTLGFAGGRVDVWAPEEDIYWGSEKAWLGNERYEGDRVLLNPLAAVQMGLIYVNPEGPDGEPDPIGSGRDIRETFSRMAMNDEETVALTAGGHTFGKCHGAGEATHVGADPAGATVIDQGLGWKNAFNTGVGVDAITSGIEGAWTPTPTQWDNSYLETLFKYDWELTKSPAGAWQWKPKGDAGAGTVPDAHDPSRRHAPMMTTADMSMKMDPIYNQIAQRYRDNPDEFADQFAKAWFKLTHRDMGPRSRYLGPEVPQEEFLWQDPIPAVDHELIDEQDIAALKAKILGSGLSVSQLVSTAWASASTFRCSDMRGGANGARIRLAPQKDWEVNQPEQLATVLQTLEGIQQEFNSSQSRGKRVSIADLIVLGGCAAVEQAAKNAGHDVAVPFKPGRTDALQEKTDVESFAVLEPTADGFRNYTSGKHSESLEELLVDRAQLLSLTAPQMTALVGGLRVLGANFGGSKHGVFTDRPETLTNDFFVNLLNLGTTWKATSEAEYVFEGSDRKTGEQKWTATRVDLIFGSNSQLRALAEVYGAEDSHQKFANDFVAAWDKVMNLDRYDLRSVQAKSSARSF, from the coding sequence ATGAGCAGCGAAAGCGGATGCCCGTTTACAGGCGGAGGTCAGAAACAGGTTCGTCATGTGCCGTCGAACCGAGACTGGTGGCCGCATTACTTAAATCTGAACATCCTCCACCAGCACTCATCCCAGGCCAATCCCATGGGTGAGGCGTTCAATTACGCTGAGGAGTTCAAGAGTCTCGACTTAGCTGCCGTGAGAGCAGATATCTTCGAGCTGATGACTACCTCTCAGGACTGGTGGCCAGCCGACTACGGCCACTATGGGCCGCTCTTCATCCGGATGGCTTGGCACAGCGCCGGCACGTATCGGATTGGCGACGGTCGCGGCGGTGCGGGCTCGGGTAGCCAGCGGTTTGAGCCCCTCAACAGTTGGCCCGACAATGCCAACCTCGACAAGGCGCGCATGTTGCTTTGGCCTATCAAGCAGAAATACGGCAAAAAAATCTCCTGGGCTGACCTCATGGTCTTCGCCGGTAACTGTGCGCTCGAGTCGATGGGCTTCAAGACGCTCGGCTTTGCTGGTGGGCGCGTGGACGTCTGGGCACCAGAGGAGGACATCTACTGGGGCTCTGAGAAAGCCTGGCTCGGCAACGAGCGTTATGAAGGCGATCGGGTGCTGCTGAATCCCCTCGCCGCCGTTCAGATGGGCCTGATCTACGTGAACCCAGAAGGTCCAGATGGCGAGCCTGACCCGATCGGCTCAGGGCGCGATATTCGCGAGACCTTTAGTCGGATGGCGATGAACGACGAGGAGACCGTCGCGCTCACCGCTGGCGGACACACCTTTGGCAAATGTCACGGTGCGGGTGAAGCGACGCACGTCGGTGCTGATCCTGCGGGTGCCACCGTCATCGATCAGGGCCTCGGCTGGAAAAACGCCTTCAACACGGGGGTCGGTGTCGATGCGATCACCAGCGGTATTGAAGGCGCATGGACGCCCACACCGACGCAGTGGGACAACAGCTATCTCGAAACCCTGTTCAAATATGACTGGGAGCTGACGAAGAGCCCGGCTGGCGCGTGGCAGTGGAAGCCCAAGGGTGACGCGGGTGCGGGTACGGTGCCCGACGCACACGATCCGTCGAGACGGCACGCCCCCATGATGACCACGGCGGACATGTCCATGAAGATGGACCCCATCTACAACCAGATCGCGCAGCGCTACCGCGACAACCCAGATGAGTTCGCAGATCAGTTCGCTAAGGCGTGGTTCAAGCTGACACACCGCGACATGGGACCGCGATCACGCTATCTCGGTCCGGAGGTTCCTCAGGAAGAGTTCTTGTGGCAAGATCCCATCCCCGCAGTCGATCATGAATTGATTGATGAACAGGACATCGCCGCTCTCAAAGCCAAGATTCTAGGCTCGGGGCTGTCTGTCTCCCAACTGGTTTCGACCGCTTGGGCATCGGCGTCCACGTTCCGCTGCTCTGACATGCGTGGTGGAGCGAACGGGGCACGCATTCGTCTTGCGCCGCAGAAGGATTGGGAAGTCAACCAGCCAGAGCAGTTGGCAACAGTGCTGCAAACTCTGGAGGGAATCCAACAGGAGTTCAACAGCTCACAGTCGCGTGGCAAGCGGGTTTCGATCGCTGACTTGATCGTTCTGGGGGGCTGCGCAGCTGTCGAACAAGCGGCGAAAAATGCTGGTCACGACGTGGCGGTTCCCTTCAAGCCAGGACGCACCGATGCGTTGCAAGAGAAAACGGATGTCGAGTCCTTCGCGGTGCTTGAGCCGACTGCGGACGGGTTCCGCAACTACACTAGCGGCAAACACAGTGAATCACTTGAAGAGTTGCTGGTCGATCGGGCGCAGTTGCTAAGTCTAACAGCTCCTCAGATGACGGCTCTCGTGGGCGGCTTGCGCGTTTTGGGTGCGAACTTTGGAGGGTCCAAACACGGCGTCTTCACCGATCGCCCAGAGACGTTGACCAATGATTTCTTCGTGAACCTGCTCAACCTGGGCACAACGTGGAAGGCGACCTCTGAAGCGGAGTATGTGTTCGAAGGCAGCGATCGCAAAACCGGCGAACAGAAGTGGACCGCTACCCGTGTCGACCTCATCTTCGGCTCAAACTCTCAACTCCGCGCCCTCGCGGAAGTCTACGGAGCCGAGGACTCACACCAGAAATTTGCGAATGACTTTGTGGCGGCGTGGGATAAGGTGATGAACCTCGATCGCTATGACCTTCGCTCAGTCCAAGCGAAAAGCTCTGCGAGGAGTTTCTAA